From one Rosa rugosa chromosome 4, drRosRugo1.1, whole genome shotgun sequence genomic stretch:
- the LOC133741808 gene encoding dehydration-responsive element-binding protein 1E-like — protein MNSNNQLSDSNQQSLESVSSIDKPETSVFSDTCSDTTRRLTHSDGDVILASSRPKKRAGRRVFKETRHPVYRGVRRRNNNKWVCEVREPNKKTRIWLGTYPTAEMAARAHDVAALALRGKQACLNFADSAWRLPVPASKDQLDIRRAAAEAAETFRPEEFGGVTSSCDDNEREHENEKAGTDNEKKNGFFEDDEAVFDMPRLLTNMAEGLLLSPPRRYLDSMNRGDDDVESGSNLNLWSYSI, from the coding sequence ATGAACTCCAATAACCAGCTCTCAGACTCCAACCAGCAAAGCCTCGAGTCAGTCTCCTCCATCGACAAGCCCGAGACGTCCGTCTTTTCTGACACCTGCAGCGACACGACTCGCCGATTAACTCATTCCGACGGAGATGTGATACTAGCTTCCAGCAGGCCGAAGAAGCGAGCCGGGAGGCGTGTGTTCAAGGAGACTCGCCACCCGGTCTACCGCGGTGTGAGGCGGAGGAACAACAACAAGTGGGTGTGCGAGGTCAGGGAGCCCAACAAGAAGACCAGGATTTGGCTGGGGACGTACCCGACTGCCGAGATGGCGGCTCGGGCACACGACGTGGCTGCATTGGCCCTTAGGGGGAAGCAGGCCTGCCTCAATTTCGCTGATTCCGCGTGGCGCTTGCCTGTTCCGGCTTCCAAAGACCAGCTCGACATCCGCAGGGCCGCCGCCGAGGCTGCCGAGACATTTCGGCCTGAGGAGTTCGGCGGCGTCACAAGCAGCTGCGACGACAACGAGAGGGAACATGAGAATGAGAAAGCCGGGACGGACAACGAGAAGAAGAATGGCTTCTTCGAGGATGATGAGGCCGTCTTCGACATGCCCAGGTTGCTGACTAATATGGCGGAGGGTCTACTGCTCTCTCCCCCTCGTCGTTACTTGGACAGTATGAACCGGGGCGACGATGACGTGGAAAGCGGGTCCAATCTCAACCTGTGGAGCTACTCAATATGA
- the LOC133707168 gene encoding uncharacterized protein LOC133707168 — MALVTPPCSEIQKPRKSAMIQKKPLMLKDYLMDDLSSCSSSGFKSFPRRQCCTTVRFLLEIDLKSSSRPQLPPPQSIHNHNNFKNQKPIKQLLRRSRSRAASSNTLSALQRASGAVINAVRNLQFHTAKSSSSTSVQSSARKGGLVLLLPRSISRRLWWKSFRTKVEEEEKDIVKWRSFRELLQEQDKPSDQTTASTKSTDSKTNSNSWGESEFSLTSESSIGNDVAEGKNSLPENKKVGGRVGVTAGEDSIETPTTTSTCSPQNAKVWLNKEEEKEQFSPVSVLDCPFEDEDDESSSSSPFRYRLARMEGTQHKLMQKIRRFENLAQLEPIDLERRMAMSETDGDDRDNRTEEKAGELVKQLIIKTSSSALSNDLVVHMKADKLVVDLFRERSVENSKENVVMGEVLKVAEEWVNGESPVLSSWEVENGRKVYVNDMDNNFFGKWMKLDEQEKEVGLELEVEVWNYLLNEFLLDLVS; from the exons ATGGCTTTAGTAACTCCGCCGTGCTCTGAAATTCAAAAGCCGAGAAAATCAGCTATGATTCAGAAGAAGCCGTTGATGCTCAAAGATTATCTGATGGACGATCTGAGCTCCTGCTCATCCAGCGGCTTCAAATCCTTCCCACGCCGCCAATGCTGCACAACCGTCCGATTTCTCCTCGAGATCGACCTCAAATCCTCCTCCCGGCCACAACTGCCGCCGCCGCAGTCCATTCACAACCACAACAACTTCAAGAATCAAAAGCCAATAAAGCAACTACTCCGACGGAGCCGGTCCAGAGCCGCCTCCTCCAACACCCTCTCCGCTCTCCAAAGAGCTTCCGGCGCCGTCATTAACGCCGTAAGAAACTTGCAGTTTCACACCGCCAAGTCCTCCTCCTCGACGTCCGTACAAAGCAGTGCTCGGAAAGGTGGCTTGGTACTGCTTCTGCCTCGAAGCATTTCACGGCGGCTGTGGTGGAAGAGCTTCCGGACaaaagtagaagaagaagagaaagacaTAGTTAAGTGGAGATCGTTCCGGGAACTTCTGCAGGAGCAAGATAAGCCGTCCGATCAGACCACCGCCAGTACAAAAAGTACCGACAGTAAAACCAACAGCAACAGTTGGGGGGAGAGCGAGTTTAGTTTGACCTCGGAGAGTTCAATTGGCAACGACGTGGCGGAAGGTAAAAATAGTTTACCAGAAAATAAGAAAGTCGGCGGAAGAGTTGGCGTAACAGCCGGTGAGGATTCCATTGAAACACcaaccaccacctccacctGCTCACCTCAAAACGCAAAG GTGTGGCTGAATAAAGAGGAGGAGAAAGAACAGTTTAGTCCCGTGTCGGTGCTCGATTGTCCATttgaggatgaagatgatgagagTAGTAGTAGCTCTCCTTTTCGTTATAGACTTGCTCGAATGGAAG GTACACAACACAAACTCATGCAGAAGATCAGACGATTCGAGAACCTCGCTCAACTGGAGCCAATCGACTTGGAAAGACGAATGGCAATGTCAGAGACAGATGGAGATGACCGAGATAACAGAACCGAAGAGAAAGCCGGAGAGCTAGTGAAGCAGTTGATCATCAAAACTAGTAGTTCTGCCCTATCGAACGATTTGGTAGTGCATATGAAGGCCGATAAGTTGGTGGTGGATTTGTTCAGAGAGAGGAGTGTCGAAAACAGCAAGGAAAATGTGGTGATGGGAGAGGTACTGAAAGTAGCAGAAGAGTGGGTGAATGGGGAATCACCAGTGTTGTCGAGTTGGGAGGTCGAAAATGGTAGAAAAGTTTATGTTAATGATATGGACAATAATTTCTTTGGGAAGTGGATGAAATTGGATGAACAAGAAAAAGAGGTTGGTTTGGAGTTGGAGGTTGAGGTATGGAATTATTTGCTGAATGAATTCCTGCTTGATCTAGTTAGCTAG